A section of the Pimelobacter simplex genome encodes:
- a CDS encoding DUF6461 domain-containing protein, whose translation MPGRGRRSLRDGAAFVIALGLAAGFVAWRQAQDDAPTRVTDGPADLPTDVHVLLTERDEERRLSLGDTAGLGGGLRVRLADPTLGGDHLGPLLHLDLRVENTGTTPQPRPHIGLYCAQSDDGGYALWEVGDPDARGTVPAGAVEESEIQVPLPGDTRRGEAIPTCEGTAYLEAATYGEDDWNNALARAEWAVPGELVDALNDARPDPPPSPAPPPEPERDPDRPYGWTDDSRYEEDFAVAFVRGMSTTEVLRVLGPVVRDAGRLDSTQVDELVGAELDDQPEDEYAIPSVVVVAERDGGVVVLSRYGWFGARQLRALSRGGVAASYSNTVNGDDHVFVARAGRIVRSFDPFLDPSWGDRGPLPQGRGLDLEDDTVAASWALLDRWTSITVPAAWLDEEPLPTYVLPPR comes from the coding sequence ATGCCCGGACGAGGACGACGCTCGCTGCGCGACGGTGCGGCCTTCGTGATCGCGCTCGGTCTCGCGGCCGGCTTCGTCGCCTGGCGCCAGGCCCAGGACGACGCTCCGACCCGGGTCACCGACGGCCCGGCCGACCTCCCCACCGACGTGCACGTGCTCCTGACCGAGCGGGACGAGGAGCGCCGGCTCAGCCTGGGTGACACCGCGGGCCTGGGCGGCGGCCTCCGGGTCCGGCTCGCCGACCCCACGCTCGGCGGCGACCACCTCGGGCCGTTGCTGCACCTGGACCTGCGGGTCGAGAACACTGGCACCACGCCCCAACCCCGGCCCCACATCGGGCTCTACTGCGCACAGTCCGACGACGGTGGGTACGCGCTGTGGGAGGTCGGCGATCCGGACGCACGCGGCACCGTCCCGGCCGGCGCCGTCGAGGAGTCCGAGATCCAGGTCCCCCTGCCGGGCGACACCCGTCGCGGCGAGGCCATCCCGACGTGCGAGGGCACGGCCTACCTGGAAGCAGCGACGTACGGCGAGGACGACTGGAACAACGCGCTCGCTCGCGCCGAGTGGGCGGTCCCCGGCGAGCTCGTCGACGCGCTCAACGACGCCCGGCCCGACCCGCCCCCGTCACCGGCTCCCCCGCCCGAGCCGGAGCGGGACCCCGACCGCCCCTACGGGTGGACCGACGACAGCCGTTACGAGGAGGACTTCGCGGTGGCCTTCGTGCGCGGCATGAGCACCACCGAGGTCCTCCGCGTCCTCGGCCCGGTGGTCCGCGACGCCGGCCGGCTCGACAGCACCCAGGTCGACGAGCTGGTCGGCGCGGAGCTCGACGACCAGCCCGAGGACGAGTACGCGATCCCCTCGGTCGTCGTCGTGGCCGAGCGCGACGGCGGCGTGGTCGTGCTCAGTCGGTACGGCTGGTTCGGCGCCCGGCAGCTGCGCGCCCTCAGCCGCGGCGGCGTCGCTGCGTCGTACAGCAACACGGTCAACGGCGACGATCACGTCTTCGTCGCGCGCGCCGGCCGGATCGTGCGAAGCTTCGACCCGTTCCTCGACCCCTCGTGGGGCGACCGGGGTCCGCTCCCCCAGGGCCGCGGCCTCGATCTCGAGGACGACACCGTGGCGGCGTCGTGGGCGCTGCTCGACCGATGGACCTCGATCACGGTGCCTGCGGCGTGGCTCGACGAGGAGCCCCTCCCGACGTATGTGCTGCCCCCGAGGTGA
- a CDS encoding AAA family ATPase: MDTRVADLAGRLEETGYLCDDDLATVLFLSLEMRRPLLLEGEPGTGKTALAEAIAEALDQPLIRLQCYEGIDATQALYDWDFPRQILHLRALEALSGTTRSDVEEAEKSLYDERFLLARPVLAALQQSPAVLLIDEVDRADDEFEAFLLEVLSTFQVTIPELGTVQAATPPTVVLTSNRTRELHDALKRRCLYHWIDHPGLDREVAIVRSRAPEVGETLARQVVDVVQQLRAGSDLLKPPGVAETLDWARALHHLGTTELDVETAARTLGALVKYRDDAERVRAALDRMLAR; the protein is encoded by the coding sequence ATGGACACCCGTGTCGCCGACCTGGCCGGCCGTCTCGAGGAGACCGGATACCTCTGCGACGACGACCTCGCGACCGTCCTCTTCCTGTCCCTCGAGATGCGCCGCCCGCTGCTCCTCGAAGGTGAGCCGGGCACCGGCAAGACGGCGCTGGCCGAGGCGATCGCCGAGGCGCTCGACCAGCCGCTGATCCGGTTGCAGTGCTATGAGGGCATCGACGCGACGCAGGCGCTCTACGACTGGGACTTCCCGCGCCAGATCCTGCACCTGCGGGCCCTGGAGGCGCTGTCGGGGACCACCAGGAGCGATGTCGAGGAGGCCGAGAAGAGCCTGTACGACGAGCGGTTCCTCCTCGCGCGTCCCGTGCTCGCCGCGCTCCAGCAGAGCCCGGCGGTGCTGCTGATCGACGAGGTCGACCGGGCCGACGACGAGTTCGAGGCGTTCCTGCTCGAGGTGCTCTCGACGTTCCAGGTGACCATCCCCGAGCTGGGCACCGTCCAGGCGGCGACGCCGCCGACGGTGGTGCTGACCTCCAACCGCACGCGCGAGCTGCACGACGCGCTCAAGCGGCGCTGCCTCTACCACTGGATCGACCACCCGGGGCTGGACCGTGAGGTGGCGATCGTGCGCTCGCGGGCGCCCGAGGTGGGGGAGACGCTGGCCCGGCAGGTGGTGGACGTCGTCCAGCAGCTGCGGGCCGGGTCGGACCTGCTCAAGCCGCCGGGGGTCGCCGAGACGCTCGACTGGGCGCGGGCGCTGCACCACCTGGGTACCACCGAGCTGGACGTCGAGACGGCCGCGCGCACGCTCGGTGCGCTGGTGAAGTACCGCGACGACGCCGAGCGGGTGCGTGCCGCGCTCGACCGGATGCTGGCGAGATGA
- a CDS encoding sensor histidine kinase: protein MSAAPDESWERRLAFLPLGLLAFGSLVALLSGPSTGATAPTSRLVAQLVMIGLTALWLLRWLHRRPTPLSYLVRGAMALVLTLLNPLFCIFAWIGFADAVDAFPRRGLWPAIGLTAVTMAVGQSGGAPWRSPGQAVFFFLMLMVNFGLAYLMGRYSVHVERTNLERKAAIVELERVNASLEQALAENTALHETVVAQARAAGIQDERQRLAREIHDTIAQALAGVVAQLQAAHEDDDLASARRRTDRAAALARDALVEARRSMLDLVPAPLADASLPDAVARLVEGWAADRPAAPPVVADAVVTGEVRPLHPELEATVLRIAQEALSNVAKHAAGARRVGVTLSYLDDEVVLDVRDDGAGFDLARPTGSTSFGLRGMRQRAERLAGVLDVESEPGGGTAVSVRLPALERGAA, encoded by the coding sequence GTGAGCGCCGCGCCGGACGAGAGCTGGGAGCGCCGGCTGGCCTTCCTGCCGCTGGGCCTGCTCGCCTTCGGCTCCCTGGTCGCGCTGCTCAGCGGCCCCAGCACGGGCGCTACCGCGCCCACCTCGCGGCTCGTCGCCCAGCTCGTGATGATCGGGCTCACCGCGCTCTGGCTGCTGCGCTGGCTGCACCGCCGCCCGACGCCGCTGTCGTACCTGGTCCGCGGAGCGATGGCGCTCGTGCTGACGCTGCTCAACCCGCTGTTCTGCATCTTCGCCTGGATCGGCTTCGCCGACGCCGTGGACGCCTTCCCCCGGCGGGGGCTCTGGCCGGCGATCGGGCTGACCGCGGTGACGATGGCGGTCGGTCAGTCCGGTGGTGCGCCCTGGCGGTCGCCGGGGCAGGCGGTGTTCTTCTTCCTCATGCTGATGGTCAACTTCGGGTTGGCCTACCTGATGGGGCGCTACTCCGTGCACGTCGAGCGGACCAACCTCGAGCGCAAGGCCGCGATCGTCGAGCTCGAACGGGTCAACGCCAGCCTGGAGCAGGCGCTCGCCGAGAACACCGCGCTCCACGAGACCGTCGTCGCCCAGGCCCGAGCGGCCGGCATCCAGGACGAACGGCAGCGCCTCGCCCGCGAGATCCACGACACGATCGCCCAGGCGCTGGCCGGCGTTGTCGCCCAGCTCCAGGCGGCCCACGAGGACGACGACCTCGCCAGCGCGCGTCGTCGTACCGACCGGGCGGCGGCGCTGGCCCGCGACGCGCTCGTCGAGGCTCGTCGCTCGATGCTCGACCTCGTGCCCGCACCCCTCGCCGACGCCTCGCTGCCCGACGCGGTCGCGCGCCTGGTCGAGGGCTGGGCCGCCGACCGCCCGGCCGCACCGCCCGTTGTCGCCGACGCCGTCGTCACCGGTGAGGTACGTCCGCTCCACCCCGAGCTGGAGGCCACCGTGCTCCGCATCGCCCAGGAGGCGCTCTCCAACGTCGCCAAGCACGCGGCCGGCGCCCGCCGCGTCGGCGTCACCCTGAGCTATCTCGACGACGAGGTCGTGCTCGACGTGCGCGACGACGGCGCCGGCTTCGACCTCGCCCGGCCGACCGGATCCACCTCGTTCGGCCTGCGCGGCATGCGCCAGCGCGCCGAGCGGCTCGCCGGCGTCCTCGACGTCGAGTCCGAGCCCGGCGGCGGCACCGCCGTCTCGGTCCGGCTGCCCGCCCTCGAACGAGGTGCCGCATGA
- a CDS encoding (2Fe-2S)-binding protein produces the protein MTRISLNVDGQQVADDVEPRMLLVQYLREKLGKTGTVIGCDTSNCGACTVHLNGRSVKSCNVLAVQADGAEVTTIEGLAGEDGQLHRVQEAFRECHGLQCGFCTPGMIMQTVDLLNENPSPSEEAIRLGLEGNLCRCTGYHNIVRAVQHAAGTTDATEGAPA, from the coding sequence ATGACCCGGATCAGCCTCAACGTCGACGGCCAGCAGGTCGCCGACGACGTCGAACCGCGGATGCTGCTCGTGCAGTACCTGCGCGAGAAGCTCGGCAAGACCGGCACCGTCATCGGTTGCGACACCAGCAACTGCGGCGCGTGCACGGTCCACCTCAACGGCAGGAGCGTGAAGTCCTGCAACGTGCTGGCGGTCCAGGCGGACGGCGCGGAGGTCACCACGATCGAGGGGCTGGCCGGCGAGGACGGTCAGCTGCACCGGGTGCAGGAGGCCTTCCGGGAGTGCCACGGCCTGCAGTGCGGGTTCTGCACGCCGGGGATGATCATGCAGACCGTCGACCTCCTCAACGAGAACCCCAGCCCGTCGGAGGAGGCGATCCGGCTCGGGCTCGAGGGCAACCTCTGCCGGTGCACCGGCTACCACAACATCGTGCGGGCCGTGCAGCACGCCGCCGGTACGACGGACGCGACCGAGGGGGCACCGGCATGA
- a CDS encoding ABC transporter permease, protein MATATATAAVVRTEARLFGRELGALFWTVLFPAALVAILGSVPSFSDPVAGTGGLRTIDIYVPIAVLMSMSMAAVMAMPAAVFAYREAGVLRRLRTTPVGPGAVLLAQALLHAAAVALASALVLTIGRVAFGTPLPQSPLGYLVAYVLALVAAFSVGAVITSLVPNSRIGTAVGTVVFFPMLFTAGVWLPVQVMPDVMREIVVLTPLGAASEALTEAMAGDFPDLRHLLVVAAWAGVLWLVSVRTFRWE, encoded by the coding sequence ATGGCCACCGCCACCGCCACCGCTGCCGTCGTCAGGACCGAGGCCCGGCTGTTCGGCCGCGAGCTCGGCGCGCTGTTCTGGACGGTGCTCTTCCCGGCCGCGCTCGTGGCCATCCTCGGCTCGGTCCCGAGCTTCAGCGACCCCGTGGCCGGCACCGGCGGGCTGCGCACGATCGACATCTACGTGCCCATCGCGGTGCTCATGTCGATGAGCATGGCGGCGGTGATGGCGATGCCGGCGGCGGTGTTCGCCTACCGCGAGGCCGGCGTCCTGCGCCGGCTGCGGACGACGCCCGTCGGCCCGGGCGCCGTCCTGCTCGCCCAGGCGCTGCTGCACGCGGCCGCGGTCGCCCTCGCCTCGGCGCTGGTGCTCACGATCGGCCGGGTCGCGTTCGGGACCCCGCTGCCGCAGTCGCCGCTCGGTTACCTGGTGGCCTACGTGCTCGCGCTCGTCGCGGCGTTCTCGGTCGGCGCGGTCATCACCTCGCTGGTGCCCAACAGCCGCATCGGTACGGCGGTCGGCACGGTCGTGTTCTTCCCGATGCTGTTCACCGCCGGGGTGTGGCTGCCCGTGCAGGTGATGCCGGACGTGATGCGCGAGATCGTCGTGCTGACCCCGCTCGGTGCCGCGTCGGAGGCGCTGACCGAGGCGATGGCGGGCGACTTCCCCGACCTGCGGCACCTGCTCGTCGTCGCGGCCTGGGCCGGCGTGCTCTGGCTCGTGTCGGTGCGCACGTTCCGCTGGGAGTGA
- a CDS encoding ABC transporter ATP-binding protein → MASAAVVVDDLHKRYGDKVAVDGISLSVEEGEIFGILGPNGAGKTTTVECVAGLRTGDGGAVRVLGIDPWTDRAGLTRVLGIQLQESRLQAKITVREALELWSALYDDPVPWRDLAERLGLTDLLPRRYAKLSGGQQQRLSIALALVGRPRVVVLDELSTGLDPRARRDVWQLVRDVRAGGTTVLLVTHAMEEAQELCDRIAIVDRGRIRALDTPAGLVGAAGAATTTSFRPSAATDLEALRELPGVASVHADDGRVVVTGAEDTVLALLPVLERQRVVPHALRVEAGSLDTAYLDLTAAPIEETV, encoded by the coding sequence ATGGCATCAGCAGCGGTGGTGGTCGACGACCTGCACAAGCGGTACGGCGACAAGGTGGCCGTCGACGGGATCAGCCTGAGCGTCGAGGAGGGCGAGATCTTCGGCATCCTCGGCCCCAACGGCGCCGGGAAGACGACGACGGTCGAGTGCGTGGCCGGCCTGCGGACCGGCGACGGCGGCGCGGTCCGGGTGCTCGGCATCGACCCGTGGACCGATCGCGCGGGGCTGACCCGGGTGCTCGGCATCCAGCTCCAGGAGAGCCGGCTGCAGGCCAAGATCACGGTGCGCGAGGCGCTCGAGCTCTGGTCCGCCCTGTACGACGACCCGGTGCCCTGGCGTGACCTGGCCGAGCGGCTGGGACTCACCGACCTGCTCCCGCGCCGCTATGCCAAGCTCAGCGGCGGCCAGCAGCAGCGGCTCTCGATCGCGCTCGCGCTGGTGGGCAGGCCGCGGGTGGTGGTCCTCGACGAGCTGAGCACCGGGCTCGACCCGCGCGCCCGGCGCGACGTGTGGCAGCTCGTGCGCGACGTACGCGCCGGGGGGACCACGGTCCTGCTGGTGACGCACGCGATGGAGGAGGCCCAGGAGCTCTGCGACCGGATCGCGATCGTCGACCGGGGCCGGATCCGGGCACTCGACACCCCGGCGGGGCTGGTGGGGGCGGCGGGGGCCGCCACGACGACGTCCTTCCGGCCGTCGGCCGCGACCGACCTGGAGGCCCTGCGCGAGCTGCCGGGGGTCGCCTCGGTGCACGCGGACGACGGCCGGGTGGTCGTCACCGGTGCCGAGGACACGGTGCTGGCGTTGCTGCCCGTCCTGGAGCGCCAGCGCGTCGTCCCCCACGCCCTGCGGGTCGAGGCGGGCTCGCTCGACACCGCCTACCTGGACCTCACCGCCGCCCCGATCGAGGAGACCGTCTGA
- a CDS encoding response regulator — protein sequence MSSPPIRILVVDDHPVVRDGIAATLSAVPDFEVVGQAGDGPAAVELTASLAPDVVVLDLRMPGGGGVDAVREMQRRRLPAAVLVLTTYDTDSDTVAAIEAGATGYLLKDAPVETLVAGVRATAAGETVLSPAVATRLASHVRRPTRTAALSAREREVLALVARGTANRAIARELFVSEATVKTHLAHVYDKLGVTDRAAAVAVAYERGILG from the coding sequence ATGAGCTCGCCGCCGATCCGGATCCTCGTCGTCGACGACCACCCCGTCGTGCGCGACGGCATCGCGGCGACCCTGTCCGCCGTACCGGACTTCGAGGTGGTCGGCCAGGCCGGCGACGGTCCGGCGGCCGTCGAGCTCACCGCCTCGCTCGCCCCCGACGTCGTCGTCCTCGACCTGCGGATGCCGGGCGGCGGCGGGGTGGACGCCGTACGGGAGATGCAGCGGCGGCGCCTGCCGGCCGCCGTGCTCGTGCTCACGACGTACGACACCGACTCCGACACCGTGGCCGCCATCGAGGCCGGAGCCACCGGCTACCTGCTCAAGGACGCACCCGTCGAGACCCTCGTCGCCGGTGTCCGTGCGACCGCCGCCGGCGAGACCGTGCTCTCACCCGCCGTCGCCACCCGCCTGGCCTCCCACGTCCGCCGCCCCACCCGGACCGCCGCGCTCAGCGCCCGCGAGCGCGAGGTGCTCGCCCTCGTGGCCCGCGGGACCGCCAACCGCGCCATCGCCCGGGAGCTCTTCGTCAGCGAGGCGACGGTCAAGACCCACCTCGCGCACGTCTACGACAAGCTCGGTGTCACCGACCGGGCGGCGGCCGTCGCGGTGGCGTACGAGCGGGGGATCCTGGGCTGA
- a CDS encoding nucleotidyltransferase family protein, with protein MSVHGLLLAAGAGTRMGMPKALVRDDSGEPWLTRSAAVLRAGGCSSVTVVLGAGGDDAAALLADDPEVTVVRCADWASGMGASLRAGLEALAGSSADDAALVHLVDLPDVTAPVVARVLAAAEGARLARAAYDGKPGHPVLLGRAHWTPVAAAAVGDRGARNYLAAHADEVVLVECGDLATGCDVDRR; from the coding sequence GTGAGCGTCCACGGCCTCCTGCTCGCCGCCGGCGCGGGCACCCGGATGGGCATGCCCAAGGCGCTCGTCCGCGACGACTCCGGTGAGCCCTGGCTGACCCGATCCGCGGCCGTGCTCCGGGCCGGCGGCTGCTCGTCGGTCACCGTCGTCCTCGGAGCCGGCGGGGACGACGCGGCCGCGCTGCTGGCCGACGACCCCGAGGTGACGGTGGTCCGCTGTGCCGACTGGGCCTCGGGCATGGGCGCCTCGCTGCGCGCCGGCCTGGAGGCGCTCGCCGGCTCGTCGGCGGACGACGCCGCGCTCGTCCACCTTGTCGACCTGCCCGACGTCACCGCGCCGGTGGTCGCCCGGGTGCTCGCGGCGGCCGAGGGAGCCCGGCTCGCCCGGGCGGCGTACGACGGAAAGCCGGGGCACCCGGTCCTGCTCGGCCGGGCCCACTGGACGCCGGTTGCCGCGGCCGCGGTGGGGGACCGGGGAGCGCGGAACTACCTGGCTGCTCACGCGGACGAGGTGGTTCTCGTCGAGTGTGGGGATCTCGCCACGGGGTGCGACGTCGACCGGCGATGA
- a CDS encoding LuxR family transcriptional regulator, translated as MESTSLTTLAQEQLDAARAASSGRAAVTLYGGHEHRLRQTLIALRAGTRLGEHDAPDEATLQVVDGEVALHAGSQIWNGRTGDHLTIPPQRHDLEALSDAAVLLTVAT; from the coding sequence ATGGAATCCACGAGCCTGACCACGCTGGCCCAGGAGCAGCTCGACGCGGCCCGCGCCGCCAGCAGCGGCCGCGCGGCCGTCACCCTGTACGGCGGTCACGAGCACCGCCTGCGCCAGACCCTCATCGCCCTGCGCGCCGGCACCCGTCTCGGCGAGCACGACGCCCCCGACGAGGCGACCCTCCAGGTGGTTGACGGCGAGGTCGCCCTGCACGCCGGCTCCCAGATCTGGAACGGCCGGACCGGCGACCACCTCACCATCCCTCCCCAGCGCCACGACCTCGAGGCGCTCAGCGACGCCGCGGTCCTGCTGACCGTCGCCACGTGA
- a CDS encoding helix-turn-helix domain-containing protein, producing MGDLDQRRRAALRAWTTFVEEGDPATPLVRPEILDSWNRSGAAVARDVGYAPLADESETRSFWQGSPLQIAVERVEEELRRTAEDGDLVVAVTDPDTRVLWTYGGRVMRRKAESVNFVLGGRWDDRSVGTNALDLANRLDRPSMVFSAEHYAPIVHNWVCWAAPVHDPVTGARLGVLDLSTTWDRTHPIGLATARVLARLVEQALPRTHQYADEAALRAEDVAEPGLVLSLLGSAEARVDGQRLLLNRRQNEILALLALHPDGLSLDQLHAMLYGDHAVTFSTLKAEVSHLRHALAGQLASRPYRLLMPIATDVDHVLGLLRRGRVAAAVEAYGGDLLPGTESPALVEMGEYVAVAVREALLADPQPDAVLHYSELAPYDTAVLEACLAQLDHDGRPKHPAIPLLKARLAVADA from the coding sequence ATGGGCGACCTCGACCAGCGTCGGCGCGCGGCGCTGCGCGCGTGGACCACCTTCGTCGAGGAGGGTGACCCGGCGACCCCCTTGGTCCGGCCCGAGATCCTCGACAGCTGGAACCGCTCCGGCGCTGCCGTCGCCCGCGACGTGGGCTACGCGCCGCTGGCCGACGAGTCCGAGACCCGCTCCTTCTGGCAGGGCTCGCCGCTCCAGATCGCCGTCGAGCGCGTCGAGGAGGAGCTGCGCCGCACGGCCGAGGACGGCGACCTCGTCGTCGCGGTCACCGATCCCGACACCCGCGTGCTGTGGACCTACGGCGGCCGGGTGATGAGGCGCAAGGCCGAGTCGGTGAACTTCGTGCTCGGCGGGCGCTGGGACGACCGCTCCGTCGGCACCAACGCCCTCGACCTGGCCAACCGCCTCGACCGCCCGTCGATGGTGTTCAGCGCCGAGCACTACGCCCCGATCGTGCACAACTGGGTGTGCTGGGCCGCGCCCGTGCACGACCCGGTGACCGGCGCCCGGCTCGGCGTCCTCGACCTCTCCACCACCTGGGACCGCACTCACCCGATCGGCCTGGCCACCGCCCGCGTCCTGGCCCGGCTCGTCGAGCAGGCGCTCCCGCGCACCCACCAGTACGCCGACGAGGCCGCCCTGCGCGCCGAGGACGTGGCCGAGCCCGGCCTCGTCCTCAGCCTGCTCGGCAGCGCCGAGGCCCGGGTCGACGGCCAGCGCCTGCTGCTCAACCGCCGCCAGAACGAGATCCTCGCGCTCCTCGCCCTGCACCCTGACGGCCTCTCCCTCGACCAGCTCCACGCCATGCTCTACGGCGACCACGCGGTCACCTTCTCCACCCTCAAGGCCGAGGTCTCGCACCTGCGCCACGCCCTCGCCGGCCAGCTCGCCTCCCGCCCCTACCGCCTGCTCATGCCCATCGCGACCGACGTCGACCACGTGCTCGGGCTGCTGCGCCGCGGCCGGGTCGCCGCCGCCGTCGAGGCCTACGGCGGCGACCTGCTCCCGGGCACCGAGAGCCCGGCCCTGGTCGAGATGGGGGAGTACGTCGCCGTCGCTGTCCGCGAGGCGCTCCTCGCCGACCCCCAGCCCGATGCGGTGCTGCACTACAGCGAGCTGGCGCCGTACGACACGGCGGTGCTGGAGGCATGTCTCGCCCAGCTCGACCACGACGGGCGGCCCAAGCACCCGGCGATCCCGCTGCTCAAGGCGCGGCTGGCGGTCGCGGACGCCTGA
- a CDS encoding XdhC family protein, with the protein MREVLPQLLKWWEAGETVGMGTVVATFRSAPRPPGASMLVGPDASAVGSVSGGCVEGAVYDLAQEVATSGTPALQRYGVSDDDAFAVGLTCGGILDVYVEKVSRETFPELGEIAADLDAGHPVAVATVVDHPDPSYVGRRVVLRPDVPATGSLGSPRIDDAVRDDAMGLLATGHNGTLTYGPDGERRGEGMRVFVWAFAPAPRMLVFGAIDFAAAVARVGNFLGYHVTVCDARPVFATTSRFPGADEVVVEWPHRYLEAEHEAGRVDARTVITVLTHDPKFDVPLLEVALRLPEVGYVGAMGSRRTHDDRMERLREAGLTEDELGRLRSPIGLDLGARTPEETAISIAAEIVAGRWGGSGEPLGTRSGRIHA; encoded by the coding sequence ATGCGTGAGGTGCTGCCCCAGCTGCTCAAGTGGTGGGAGGCCGGCGAGACCGTCGGCATGGGAACGGTCGTCGCGACCTTCCGCTCCGCCCCGCGGCCCCCGGGGGCGTCGATGCTGGTCGGGCCGGACGCCTCGGCGGTCGGCTCGGTCTCCGGCGGCTGCGTCGAGGGCGCCGTCTACGACCTCGCCCAGGAGGTCGCCACCTCCGGTACGCCGGCCCTCCAGCGCTACGGCGTCTCCGACGACGACGCGTTCGCCGTCGGGCTCACCTGCGGCGGCATCCTCGACGTGTACGTCGAGAAGGTCAGCCGCGAGACCTTCCCCGAGCTCGGCGAGATCGCGGCCGACCTCGACGCCGGCCACCCGGTCGCCGTGGCCACGGTCGTCGACCACCCCGACCCGTCGTACGTCGGGCGCCGGGTGGTGCTGCGCCCCGACGTACCGGCCACCGGGTCGCTCGGCAGCCCGCGCATCGACGACGCCGTGCGCGACGACGCGATGGGCCTGCTCGCCACCGGGCACAACGGCACGCTCACCTACGGTCCCGACGGCGAGCGCCGTGGCGAGGGGATGCGCGTGTTCGTCTGGGCGTTCGCCCCGGCGCCGCGGATGCTCGTGTTCGGCGCGATCGACTTCGCCGCCGCGGTCGCCCGGGTCGGCAACTTCCTCGGCTACCACGTCACCGTGTGCGACGCCCGGCCCGTGTTCGCCACGACCAGCCGGTTCCCCGGCGCCGACGAGGTCGTCGTCGAGTGGCCCCACCGCTACCTGGAGGCCGAGCACGAGGCCGGCCGGGTCGACGCCCGGACCGTGATCACCGTGCTCACTCACGACCCCAAGTTCGACGTGCCGCTGCTCGAGGTGGCGCTGCGCCTGCCCGAGGTCGGCTACGTCGGCGCGATGGGCTCGCGGCGTACCCACGACGACCGGATGGAACGGCTGCGCGAGGCCGGACTCACCGAGGACGAGCTCGGCCGGCTGCGCAGCCCGATCGGTCTCGACCTCGGCGCCCGGACGCCCGAGGAGACCGCGATCAGCATCGCCGCCGAGATCGTCGCCGGTCGCTGGGGCGGCTCCGGCGAGCCGCTCGGCACCCGCTCGGGCCGGATCCACGCCTGA
- a CDS encoding vWA domain-containing protein yields the protein MTTLVHEPDEILLGFATALRSAGVAVTPDRARAYLDAVALVGLGDRGATRAAGRATLCATPEDLERHDRVFDEWFSRDNTTPTVRPRHAQQQPTAALLPDDEAAGTGGPEDDDQVKAMASSADILRHRDVATLDPAERVRLAAMFATLPVRLPTRPTARRTPHRRGAVDASRTLRASLRQMGEPARIHYRRRGLRPRRVVLLVDVSGSMSGYADALLRLAHRVVVAGAAHGGSRDAVEVFSVGTRLTHLTRALRRRDPDRAIAAAGDAVPDWSGGTRLGETLKAFLDRWGRRGMARGAVVVVFSDGWERGDAQLLGEQAARLRRYAHRVIWVNPHRGKDGYAPVQQGVVAVLPHVDAFLAGHSLATFAELLEEIGR from the coding sequence ATGACCACGCTGGTCCACGAGCCCGACGAGATCCTGCTCGGCTTCGCCACCGCGCTGCGGTCGGCGGGGGTCGCGGTCACCCCTGACCGGGCCCGCGCCTATCTCGACGCGGTCGCGCTCGTGGGCCTCGGTGATCGTGGCGCGACCCGGGCCGCGGGCCGGGCCACGCTGTGCGCGACGCCCGAGGACCTGGAGCGGCACGACCGGGTCTTCGACGAGTGGTTCTCGCGCGACAACACGACGCCGACGGTCCGGCCGCGCCACGCGCAGCAGCAGCCGACGGCCGCGCTCCTGCCCGACGACGAGGCGGCGGGCACGGGCGGTCCCGAGGACGACGACCAGGTCAAGGCGATGGCGAGCAGCGCCGACATCCTGCGCCACCGCGACGTCGCGACGCTCGACCCGGCCGAGCGGGTCCGGCTGGCGGCGATGTTCGCGACGCTGCCCGTGCGGCTGCCGACCCGCCCCACCGCCCGCCGTACGCCGCACCGGCGGGGGGCCGTCGACGCCTCGCGCACGCTGCGGGCGAGCCTGCGCCAGATGGGCGAGCCGGCCCGGATCCACTACCGCCGGCGGGGCCTGCGGCCGCGCCGGGTGGTGCTCCTGGTCGACGTGTCCGGCTCGATGAGCGGCTACGCCGACGCGCTGCTCCGCCTCGCCCACCGGGTGGTCGTCGCGGGCGCGGCCCACGGCGGGAGCCGCGACGCGGTCGAGGTGTTCAGCGTCGGCACCCGGCTCACCCACCTGACCCGCGCGCTGCGCCGGCGCGACCCCGACCGGGCGATCGCCGCGGCCGGCGACGCCGTACCGGACTGGTCCGGCGGCACCCGGCTGGGCGAGACGCTCAAGGCGTTCCTCGACCGCTGGGGGCGGCGCGGGATGGCCCGGGGCGCTGTCGTCGTGGTGTTCAGCGACGGCTGGGAGCGCGGTGACGCGCAGCTGCTCGGCGAGCAGGCCGCCCGGCTGCGGCGCTACGCGCACCGCGTGATCTGGGTGAACCCCCACCGCGGCAAGGACGGCTACGCACCCGTGCAGCAAGGGGTGGTCGCCGTCCTGCCCCACGTCGACGCGTTCCTCGCCGGCCACTCGCTGGCGACGTTCGCCGAGCTGCTCGAAGAGATCGGGAGATGA